In the Ursus arctos isolate Adak ecotype North America unplaced genomic scaffold, UrsArc2.0 scaffold_19, whole genome shotgun sequence genome, one interval contains:
- the PPP6R1 gene encoding serine/threonine-protein phosphatase 6 regulatory subunit 1 isoform X2: protein MFWKFDLHTSSHLDTLLEREDLSLPELLDEEDVLQECKVVNRKLLDFLLQPPHLQAMVTWVTQEPPASGEERLRYKYPSVACEILTSDVPQINDALGADESLLNRLYGFLQSSGSLNPLLASFFSKVMGILINRKTDQLVSFLRKKDDFVDLLLQHIGTSAIMDLLLRLLTCVERPQLRQDVVNWLNEEKIVQRLIEQIHPSKDDNQHSNASQSLCDIIRLSREQMIQVQDSPEPDQLLATLEKQETIEQLLSNMLEGEQSQSVIVSGIQVLLTLLEPRRPRSESVTLNNFFSSVDGQLDLLAQATLDSTTSSVGVLHALRPRLGRFHQLLLEPPELEPLRTTWGSLAPPLGNTRLHVVKLLASALSANDAALTQELLALDVPNTMLDLFFHYMFNNFLHAQVELCVSAMLSAAPPSDSSLEIPAPNPVVKHLLQECRLVERILTSWEENDLVQSAGGPRKGYMGHLTRLANALVQNTEKGPNAEQLGQLLKELPGEQQEQWEAFVSGPLAETNKKNTVDLVSTHHLHSSSDDEDDRLKEFNFPEEAVLQQAFMDFQMQRMTSAFIDHFGFNDEEFGEQEESVNAPFDKTANITFSLNADDENPNANLLEICYKDRIQQFDDEEDEEVEEEEEGQGSGESDEEDGAWQGSQLARGARRGQPPGVRSGGSTDSEEEDEEDEEDEDDGDGRAAGGGAGPPSYPSPGPQPPGPSWTATFDPVPTDALTGPRDSGEKEPSSGLPTPQGSLGVPRDLPALSPAGPAAHTALQLRSQDPTSPSAPQEATDGSKVAEPLAPCQALVSIGDLQATLRGTRSTPSSLDSATRDPATSVPAPGACQHPQTTEGEKSPEPLGLPQSQSAQALEPPLMPNGSAPGGPASLGSQ, encoded by the exons ATGTTTTGGAAGTTTGACCTGCACACAAGCTCACACCTGGACACACTGCTGGAGCGGGAGGACCTGAGCCTGCCCGAGCTCCTGGACGAGGAGGACGTGCTGCAGGAGTGCAAGGTCGTCAACCGCAAGCTGCTGGACTTCCTGCTGCAGCCGCCGCACCTGCAGGCCATGGTGACCTGGGTCACCCAGGAGCCGCCGGCCAGCGGCGAGGAGCGGCTGCGCTACAA GTACCCCAGCGTGGCCTGCGAGATCCTGACCTCAGACGTGCCCCAGATCAACGACGCACTGGGCGCCGACGAGTCCCTCCTGAACCGGCTCTACGGCTTCCTCCAGAGCAGCGGCAGCCTCAACCCGCTGCTGGCCAGCTTCTTCAGCAAGGTCATGGGCATCCTCATCAACCGCAAGACGGACCAG CTCGTGTCCTTCCTGAGGAAGAAGGACGACTTCGTGGACCTGCTGCTGCAGCACATCGGCACCTCGGCCATCATGGACCTCCTGCTGCGCCTGCTCACCTGCGTGGAGCGGCCACAGCTGAGGCAGGACGTGGTCAAC TGGCTCAACGAGGAGAAGATTGTGCAGCGGCTCATAGAGCAGATCCACCCGTCAAAGGACGACAAT CAACATTCCAATGCATCCCAGTCCCTGTGCGACATCATCCGCCTGAGCCGGGAGCAGATGATCCAGGTCCAGGACAGCCCGGAACCTGACCAGCTGTTGGCCACCCTGGAGAA GCAGGAGACGATTGAGCAGCTCCTGAGCAACATGCTGGAGGGGGAGCAGAGCCAGTCTGTCATCGTGAGCGGGATCCAGGTGCTGCTGACCCTGCTGGAGCCCCgaaggccaag GTCCGagtctgtgaccttgaacaactTCTTTAGCAGCGTGGATGGGCAGCTGGACCTCCTGGCCCAGGCAACCCTGGATAGCACCACATCCAGCGTGGGCGTCCTGCATGCCCTGCGCCCACGGCTCGGCCGTTTCCACCAACTCCTGCTTGAGCCTCCTGAG CTGGAGCCGCTGCGAACTACGTGGGGCAGCCTGGCCCCACCGCTGGGCAACACCCGACTGCATGTGGTCAAGCTGCTGGCCAGCGCTCTGAGCGCCAATGATGCGGCCCTGACCCAGGAGCTCCTGGCGCTGGACGTGCCCAACACCATGCtg GACCTCTTCTTCCACTATATGTTCAACAACTTTCTGCACGCGCAAGTGGAGCTGTGTGTGAGTGCCATGCTGAGCGCCGCGCCTCCTTCCGACAGCAGCCTCGAGATACCTGCCCCAAACCCCGTCGTGAAACAT CTGCTGCAGGAGTGCCGCCTGGTGGAGCGCATCCTGACCTCCTGGGAGGAGAACGACCTTGTGCA GTCTGCCGGGGGCCCCCGCAAAGGCTACATGGGCCACCTGACGAGACTGGCCAATGCCCTGGTGCAGAACACAGAGAAGGGGCCCAACGCTGAGCAGCTGGGGCAGCTGCTGAAGG AACTGCCCGGTGAGCAGCAGGAACAGTGGGAGGCCTTTGTGTCTGGACCCCTGGCAGAGACCAACAAGAAGAACACAGTGGACCTG gTGAGCACCCACCACCTACACTCCTCCAGCGACGATGAGGACGACCGGCTCAAGGAGTTCAACTTCCCCGAGGAGGCCGTGCTGCAGCAG GCCTTCATGGACTTCCAGATGCAGCGCATGACCTCAGCCTTCATCGACCACTTCGGCTTCAATGACGAGgagtttggggagcaggaggagagtgTGAA CGCGCCTTTCGACAAGACGGCCAACATCACCTTCTCCCTCAACGCCGATGATGAGAAT CCCAACGCCAACCTGCTGGAGATATGCTACAAGGACCGCATCCAGCAGTTCGACgacgaggaggacgaggaggtcgaggaggaggaggagggccaggGCTCCGGGGAGTCTGACGAGGAGGACGGCGCCTGGCAGGGCAGCCAGCTGGCTAGGGGAGCCCGCCGAGGCCAGCCCCCGGGTGTGCG GAGTGGAGGCAGCACAGACAgcgaggaggaggacgaggaggacgaggaggacgaGGACGATGGCGATGGCCGTGCGGCTGGTGGGGGGGCCGGGCCCCCCTCTTATCCTAGCCCCGGCCCCCAGCCTCCGG gACCCAGCTGGACAGCCACGTTTGACCCAGTGCCTACAGACGCCCTGACTGGCCCCCGAGACTCTGGGGAGAAGGAGCCAAGCTCTGGGCTCCCCACCCCACAGGGGTCCCTTGGCGTACCCCGGGACCTCCCCGCCCTGAGCCCAGCCGGCCCTGCGGCCCACACCGCGCTGCAGCTCAG GTCTCAGGACCCCACGTCCCCTTCAGCACCTCAGGAAGCCACAGATGGCAGCAAAGTAGCAGAGCCCTTGG CCCCCTGCCAGGCCTTGGTCAGCATCGGGGACCTCCAGGCCACACTCAGAGGGACACgctccacccccagctccttGGACAG TGCAACCAGAGACCCTGCTACCTCTGTCCCAGCCCCCGGGGCCTGCCAGCACCCCCAGACCACAGAGGGGGAGAAGAGCCCAGAGCCCCTGGGGCTCCCCCAAAGCCAGAG TGCCCAGGCCCTTGAGCCACCTCTGATGCCCAACGGCTCTGCCCCGGGAGGGCCAGCATCCCTGGGCTCCCAGTGA